The DNA sequence CCGTCGGCAGGTGATTTTGATGGTATGGCCTCTGGGGGCAGTAATTATGGTCAGAGCAGCCCCGATTTAATGCAGCAATGGCAGTCACGTATTGCGCAATGGCAGCAATCGACCGATCAGAAGAAACCTATTCCGGTTGAACTGATACAGGCTTCTGCGAGTGGTTTAGATCCCCACATCAGTCTGGCCGCGGCTTACTATCAATTGAGCCGGGTGGCACAAAGCCGGGGGCTGACAGAAGATCAGGTCAAACGGGTATTAGCACAATATGTTGATCGCTCTGGCTGGTTCACCGGTGTGCCGATGGTGAATGTGATGATTTTAAACTTAGCTTTAGATCAACAGGGTGTTTCACATGCCGCTCGATAATGATGATCAACGTCCTGATCCCGATGAGTTGCTGGCAGAAGTACGGTCACCTCGCGGACGCCTGAAAATATTTTTTGGTGCTTGTGCTGGCGTAGGGAAAACCTACGCCATGTTACAGGAGGCTAAACGATTACGCGCAGAAGGCTTGGACGTGTTAGTCGGCGTGGTTGAAACACATGGCAGAAGTGAAACGGCGGCTTTGCTTGAAGGGTTAACGCCACTTCCGTTAAAGCAGGTTCATTATCGCAAACATACGTTTCATGAGTTTGATATTGATGGCGCCCTGTCACGGGCGCCCGCGCTGGTTTTGGTCGATGAACTGGCTCATTCCAATATGCCAGGTTCCCGGCATCCCAAACGCTGGCAAGACGTAGAAGAATTGCTGGCGGCAGGTATTGATGTGCTGACGACCCTGAACGTCCAGCATCTGGAAAGTCTGAATGACATAGTAGGCAGTATTACCGGGATCCGAGTCAGGGAAACGGTGCCTGATCGGTTATATGAAGAAGCCGATGAAATTGTATTGGTGGATCTACCACCAGATGATCTGCGCCGCCGTCTTGATGAAGGTAAAGTGTATTTACCTCAGCAGGCTGAACGAGCTATCGAACATTTTTTCCGTAAAGAAAATTTGATTGCGCTGCGTGAATTAGCATTACGTTGTACCGCTGATCGGGTTGATGATCAGATGCAAGCTTACCGCCACAGTGGCGAACCCGTTTGGCACACCAGAGATGCGATTCTGGTTTGTATTGGCCCTGGGAGTGGCAATGAAAAACTGGTTAGAGTGGCAGCGCGCCTTGCGTCTCGTTTGGGGTGTGTATGGCATGCAGTCTACGTTGAAACGCCTCGTTTACATCGACTGCCAGAACAGGAACGCAGAAGTATATTATCGACTTTGCATTTTGCTCAGGAACTCGGCGCAGAAACCTCAACCTTACCTGCACAAGATGAGGCTGATGCCATTCTTTATTACGCCAGAGAACATAATCTTGGCAAAATTCTAATCGGTCGCCATCAGAAAAAACCTTGGTATCGGTGGGGACAGAGTCGTTTCGCCCATCGCTTAGGAACTAAAGGTCCTGATCTCGATTTATTAATTGTATCGCTTACAGATACTGAACATGCCGCTTCGACTCTGCTACCCGCAGATATCCGCCATAAAGATGAGAAATGGCAACGTGAGGCAACAGGCATTGGCGCTGCATTACTGAGTTGTATCGTTATTACATTTCTTTCAACCATTCTCG is a window from the Tolumonas auensis DSM 9187 genome containing:
- the kdpC gene encoding potassium-transporting ATPase subunit KdpC, whose protein sequence is MKIFLSALQMLVLMTLLTGVAYPLLVTGVAQVIFPEQANGSLLYRDDKPVASAMLAQNLTDPRYFWPRPSAGDFDGMASGGSNYGQSSPDLMQQWQSRIAQWQQSTDQKKPIPVELIQASASGLDPHISLAAAYYQLSRVAQSRGLTEDQVKRVLAQYVDRSGWFTGVPMVNVMILNLALDQQGVSHAAR